In the genome of Persephonella sp. KM09-Lau-8, one region contains:
- a CDS encoding ribonucleotide-diphosphate reductase subunit beta → MKKLQFIGKTSVRDNIRLSENPRYPVFKEIYTKQKKAVWFPEELNIQQDVLDYKSLTPTEKDLFDTSVGYFASSELLVQNVLGNGFFPVLTDPYAKMSFSTQMFMENIHSDFFEIILNSFEMDRKRIYNITLEDKLLQEKQELIIRAVDRITYGKADPDTLEGKKQILTAILLNNIIQEGMFFYSAFAHFFAMKDTGKMKNVVSGVELILIDESLHLQNGIEAILTIVEENPEIVDDEKFVDNIRETIIDAVELELNYLKTKFGGTTIFGVSYKELEKYMKYIADRRLEELGFDPQFKIDQNPLKFLQKEDVKKIVNFFEVSNTEYQNF, encoded by the coding sequence ATGAAAAAATTACAGTTCATTGGAAAAACATCAGTTAGAGATAATATCAGGCTCTCTGAAAACCCAAGATATCCCGTATTCAAAGAGATATACACCAAACAGAAAAAAGCTGTCTGGTTTCCTGAGGAATTAAATATACAACAGGATGTCCTTGATTACAAATCTTTAACACCTACAGAGAAAGATCTGTTCGATACATCTGTGGGCTACTTCGCTTCTTCTGAGCTGCTGGTTCAGAATGTTCTGGGGAATGGATTCTTCCCTGTTCTAACTGACCCTTATGCAAAGATGAGTTTTTCTACACAGATGTTTATGGAAAATATTCACTCAGACTTTTTTGAGATAATTCTTAACTCCTTCGAGATGGACAGAAAAAGAATTTATAACATAACACTGGAGGATAAATTACTTCAGGAGAAGCAGGAGCTTATTATTAGAGCCGTTGATAGAATTACTTATGGAAAGGCTGACCCTGACACACTGGAAGGTAAGAAACAGATATTAACGGCAATACTGCTAAACAATATTATTCAAGAAGGTATGTTCTTCTACTCTGCATTTGCCCATTTCTTTGCTATGAAAGACACAGGAAAGATGAAAAATGTTGTTTCAGGAGTTGAATTAATACTGATTGATGAATCCCTGCACCTGCAAAATGGTATAGAGGCTATACTTACCATCGTAGAGGAAAATCCTGAAATAGTAGATGATGAAAAGTTTGTTGACAATATTAGAGAGACAATTATTGATGCTGTTGAACTGGAGCTTAATTACCTGAAAACAAAATTCGGAGGAACAACTATATTCGGTGTTTCTTACAAAGAACTGGAAAAATATATGAAATATATAGCTGACAGAAGACTGGAAGAGCTTGGATTTGATCCTCAGTTCAAAATAGACCAGAACCCACTTAAGTTCTTGCAAAAAGAAGATGTGAAGAAAATTGTTAATTTCTTTGAAGTATCCAATACAGAATACCAGAATTTCTAA
- a CDS encoding DHHA1 domain-containing protein codes for MEKVVCIYHGNCTDGTTAAAVLLKKYPDCKLFPFEHGYDDDMLNQLFENVDKETVVYIVDFSLRKEDLEKLLQKAKKVINIDHHISVKEILEETAKKYPNFEYIFDNTKSGASLTWKYIFGSEPPWIIKYVEDQDIWTWKYGEKTKYVNLYLLPLTNKPEEILKLFDEPVEELIEKGKVIASFSDYLINRFVERAKETPLKIGNYTVKGFNTNFFQSEIGNILATKYDQAVALFNFSGTDVKFSFRSNTGQKPDALDLAQILGGGGHRNAAGALVPVDEFFKMIEMAMEEKSNVH; via the coding sequence ATGGAAAAAGTTGTATGTATATATCATGGTAATTGCACAGATGGGACAACAGCTGCAGCAGTATTGTTAAAAAAATATCCTGATTGTAAGTTATTCCCCTTTGAACATGGATATGATGATGATATGCTGAATCAGCTCTTTGAAAATGTAGATAAAGAGACTGTTGTTTATATAGTTGATTTTTCCCTGAGAAAAGAGGATTTAGAAAAACTTCTTCAAAAAGCAAAAAAAGTTATAAACATAGACCACCACATCAGCGTAAAGGAAATTCTTGAGGAAACTGCGAAAAAATATCCAAACTTTGAGTATATATTTGATAATACCAAATCAGGAGCTTCACTGACATGGAAATATATATTTGGTTCTGAACCACCATGGATTATTAAATATGTGGAAGACCAGGACATCTGGACATGGAAATATGGAGAGAAGACCAAATATGTAAATCTTTATCTACTGCCTTTAACAAATAAACCAGAAGAGATACTAAAACTTTTTGATGAACCTGTTGAGGAGCTAATAGAAAAAGGCAAAGTAATTGCTTCATTCTCAGACTATTTAATAAACAGATTTGTAGAGAGAGCAAAAGAAACCCCTTTAAAAATAGGAAACTATACAGTCAAAGGCTTTAATACTAACTTTTTCCAGTCAGAAATTGGGAATATACTTGCCACAAAATATGATCAGGCTGTTGCTCTGTTTAACTTCTCAGGCACGGATGTTAAATTTAGTTTTAGGAGTAATACAGGCCAGAAACCAGATGCCCTTGATTTAGCACAGATTTTAGGTGGAGGCGGCCATAGAAATGCAGCAGGTGCTCTCGTCCCTGTAGATGAGTTTTTTAAAATGATTGAAATGGCAATGGAGGAAAAAAGTAATGTTCACTGA
- a CDS encoding TetR/AcrR family transcriptional regulator produces the protein MFTENMENLTTKEKIVRIGAEIIVKEGLRKFTAKNIADRLGITDAAIFKHFKSMDEIILEIINGYVSQCSRSAIEAVEKGETVKEKLEFLLKAHIKVLEETRGAVPVLCFEFSRSEDSQFKELLNEFVKSYKEKISAIVKQGQEEGCIKKNLNPEEVAMFFLGSIQAKVFAYVISKKEGPIIEDPDEFIEMVFYGIMEH, from the coding sequence ATGTTCACTGAAAACATGGAAAATCTGACAACCAAAGAAAAAATAGTCAGAATAGGTGCAGAAATAATAGTTAAAGAAGGTTTAAGAAAATTTACTGCAAAAAATATAGCCGATAGACTGGGAATTACAGATGCTGCCATTTTCAAACATTTCAAATCTATGGATGAGATAATTCTGGAAATTATTAATGGTTATGTTTCCCAGTGTTCAAGGAGTGCTATAGAAGCTGTTGAAAAAGGAGAAACTGTCAAAGAAAAACTGGAATTTTTATTAAAGGCACATATAAAGGTTCTTGAAGAGACAAGGGGAGCAGTTCCTGTTTTATGTTTTGAATTTTCAAGGTCAGAGGATTCACAATTTAAGGAGCTTCTTAATGAATTTGTAAAAAGCTATAAAGAAAAAATTTCAGCTATAGTTAAACAGGGTCAGGAAGAAGGATGTATTAAGAAAAATCTCAATCCTGAAGAAGTAGCAATGTTTTTCTTAGGCTCGATCCAGGCAAAAGTATTCGCCTACGTGATTTCTAAAAAGGAAGGTCCAATAATAGAAGACCCTGATGAATTTATAGAAATGGTATTTTACGGCATTATGGAACACTAA
- a CDS encoding ATP-binding protein: MENNQECPICGGLGWIIKENGVKKCVCRYSDITDTIFRRMNIPNRYRDKDLSNFIPDKKYGHTFILTRIEDYINSDDYLKGKGLFLVGKPGVGKTHLAVGILKEFFRRKGIVGLFYDTRSLLFKLKSSFDGSASAREILEEVVETPILVLDDLGSERLSDWARDILHYIIINRYNELKPIIITSNIELKSQKKGDEDILENTLEERMGSSIASRLSEMCEVLPVKGEDKRGSRLTINEVKR; this comes from the coding sequence ATGGAAAATAATCAAGAGTGCCCTATTTGTGGTGGCCTTGGCTGGATTATTAAAGAAAATGGTGTTAAAAAGTGTGTTTGCAGGTATTCTGACATAACTGATACAATCTTCAGGAGAATGAATATCCCCAATAGATATAGAGATAAAGATTTATCCAATTTTATTCCTGATAAAAAATACGGACATACATTTATCCTGACCAGAATTGAGGATTATATAAATTCAGATGACTATCTAAAGGGAAAAGGCCTTTTTCTTGTTGGAAAACCAGGTGTTGGGAAAACCCATCTGGCTGTTGGTATTCTAAAGGAATTTTTTAGAAGAAAAGGGATTGTAGGGCTTTTTTATGATACCCGTTCACTTTTGTTTAAGCTTAAATCTTCCTTTGATGGTTCAGCTTCAGCGAGGGAAATTCTTGAAGAAGTAGTAGAGACTCCGATTCTTGTCCTTGATGACCTTGGCTCAGAGAGGCTTTCAGACTGGGCAAGGGATATCTTACACTATATTATTATTAACAGATATAATGAATTAAAACCGATAATAATAACATCAAATATTGAACTGAAATCCCAGAAAAAAGGAGATGAGGACATACTGGAAAACACACTGGAAGAAAGAATGGGAAGTTCTATAGCTTCCCGATTATCCGAAATGTGCGAAGTCTTACCTGTAAAAGGTGAGGATAAAAGGGGAAGTAGATTAACAATAAATGAGGTAAAGAGATGA
- the hisB gene encoding imidazoleglycerol-phosphate dehydratase HisB, with translation MRTATIKRETRETQIELSINLDGTGKYNVDTPVGFLTHMLETFSKHSLIDLEVMASGDIHVSHHHTVEDVGIVLGMAIKEALGDKKGIRRFGSAIIPMDEALAMCAVDLSGRPLFFYDDMGLRGKITEFDFELMEEFFKGLVLSAGITVHLKALAGKNLHHIAESLTKALAVALRNAIEKDPRRTDTPSTKGSL, from the coding sequence ATGAGAACAGCCACAATAAAAAGGGAAACAAGAGAAACACAGATAGAACTTTCTATAAATCTGGATGGAACAGGGAAATATAACGTTGATACCCCTGTAGGTTTTTTAACTCATATGTTAGAAACATTTTCAAAGCACTCTTTGATAGACCTTGAAGTTATGGCATCTGGAGATATACATGTAAGCCATCATCATACTGTAGAGGATGTTGGAATTGTTCTGGGTATGGCAATAAAAGAGGCTTTAGGGGACAAAAAGGGTATTAGAAGATTTGGAAGTGCGATAATACCTATGGATGAAGCCCTTGCAATGTGTGCTGTAGATTTATCTGGCAGGCCATTATTCTTCTATGATGATATGGGATTAAGGGGGAAAATTACAGAGTTTGATTTTGAGCTTATGGAAGAGTTTTTTAAAGGACTTGTTCTGTCTGCAGGGATAACAGTTCATCTTAAAGCCCTTGCTGGAAAAAATCTTCACCACATTGCTGAATCTCTTACAAAAGCACTGGCCGTGGCATTGAGAAATGCTATAGAAAAAGACCCAAGAAGAACAGATACTCCTTCAACAAAAGGAAGTTTGTAA
- a CDS encoding DeoR family transcriptional regulator, which produces MNRKEKILEILREKKETSVKELSKIFGVSEMTIYRDVRELEQEGHVKRKHGAVLINDKEESESLMVDTCPICDKPITRAYPYRITIEDTKVVETCCEHCGFLLHSRYEDKKVSAITYDFITENPISALNAWYVVGSSAVPCCSPSVIPFASKEDAEKFSKGFGGQVMSFIDAYNTIVNNMNINLKSCCHPQETVFRIDQLKKKS; this is translated from the coding sequence ATGAATAGAAAAGAAAAAATACTGGAGATTTTAAGAGAAAAAAAAGAAACTTCTGTAAAGGAACTTAGTAAGATATTTGGCGTTTCTGAGATGACCATATACAGAGATGTTCGTGAACTGGAACAGGAAGGACACGTAAAAAGGAAGCATGGAGCCGTTTTAATTAATGATAAGGAAGAATCAGAATCTTTGATGGTTGATACATGCCCTATCTGTGATAAACCAATCACAAGAGCTTATCCTTACAGGATTACTATAGAAGACACAAAAGTTGTTGAAACATGCTGTGAGCATTGTGGATTTTTACTCCATAGCAGATATGAAGACAAAAAAGTTTCGGCAATCACATACGATTTTATAACAGAAAATCCTATCAGTGCTTTAAATGCATGGTATGTGGTTGGAAGTTCTGCCGTTCCTTGCTGTAGTCCAAGTGTTATACCATTTGCATCAAAAGAGGATGCAGAAAAATTCAGTAAAGGGTTTGGCGGTCAGGTTATGAGTTTTATAGATGCTTATAACACAATTGTGAACAATATGAACATAAACCTGAAAAGCTGCTGTCATCCACAGGAAACTGTTTTTAGAATTGACCAGCTTAAGAAAAAATCTTAG
- a CDS encoding sulfurtransferase TusA family protein, translating into MQVKEDIKTIDARGMFCPTPLIYVSRELKKIPVGEKVKVLSDDKAFKKDIQIWCHDTGNKLISLQEKDGVYEAIIERGTGWHGDTLLEKVRFYAIGVKLHLYEYFFRIFKSAGPKYIITFMSIPEGFRAIDFLKEKGIEDFTTLPVPNEIYEFCGLVIGFKNKERAQEVFNLLKENKFGVENIHLVDRKKKYPIIAG; encoded by the coding sequence ATGCAAGTAAAGGAAGATATTAAAACAATAGATGCAAGGGGAATGTTCTGTCCTACTCCCCTGATATATGTATCCAGAGAACTAAAAAAAATACCTGTAGGGGAGAAGGTAAAAGTCTTATCTGATGATAAAGCATTTAAGAAAGACATACAGATATGGTGCCATGATACAGGGAATAAACTGATTTCATTACAAGAAAAAGATGGGGTATATGAAGCCATTATAGAAAGAGGAACAGGCTGGCATGGGGATACTCTTCTGGAAAAAGTTAGATTTTATGCAATTGGTGTAAAACTCCATCTTTATGAATACTTTTTCAGAATATTTAAATCAGCTGGTCCCAAATATATAATCACATTTATGTCAATTCCTGAAGGATTCCGAGCAATAGATTTCCTTAAGGAAAAAGGAATAGAAGATTTTACAACTTTACCTGTTCCAAATGAGATTTATGAGTTCTGTGGCCTTGTTATCGGATTTAAAAATAAAGAAAGGGCTCAGGAAGTATTTAATTTATTGAAAGAAAACAAATTCGGTGTTGAAAATATTCATCTTGTAGACAGGAAGAAAAAATATCCAATTATAGCAGGCTAA